Proteins encoded within one genomic window of Trueperaceae bacterium:
- a CDS encoding SIS domain-containing protein has translation MSGAVLPELIARYPELDECVPDIDAAFQVLVDCFEKGGKLLLCGNGGSAADCEHLVGELMKGFLSKRPLPAADRTKLLEAFPDEGEYLAAHLQGALPAISLVSQSGLITAFANDVAADMVYAQQVYGYGRPGDVLIGISTSGRSKNVLNALRVARYLGMATIGFSGRSGGDLPELSDVVVRVPEDETLKIQERHLPIYHALCEMLELALFPE, from the coding sequence TTGAGCGGAGCAGTGCTTCCCGAACTCATCGCCCGCTACCCCGAACTCGACGAGTGCGTTCCCGACATCGACGCCGCATTCCAGGTCCTGGTCGACTGTTTCGAGAAGGGCGGCAAGCTGCTCCTCTGCGGCAACGGCGGTTCGGCTGCCGATTGCGAGCACCTGGTGGGCGAACTCATGAAAGGGTTCCTCTCGAAGCGGCCGCTGCCTGCCGCCGACCGAACGAAGCTGCTCGAGGCTTTCCCGGACGAAGGCGAGTACCTGGCAGCACACCTCCAGGGCGCCTTGCCGGCGATCTCGCTCGTGAGCCAGAGCGGCCTCATAACCGCCTTCGCCAACGACGTAGCGGCCGACATGGTCTACGCCCAGCAGGTCTACGGTTACGGCCGCCCAGGTGACGTCCTGATCGGGATCAGCACCTCCGGGCGATCGAAGAACGTCCTCAACGCCCTGCGCGTTGCCCGCTACCTGGGCATGGCGACGATCGGGTTCAGCGGCCGCAGCGGCGGCGACCTGCCCGAACTGTCCGACGTCGTCGTGCGGGTGCCGGAAGACGAGACCCTGAAGATCCAGGAGCGCCATCTGCCCATCTATCACGCACTTTGCGAGATGCTCGAGCTGGCCCTCTTCCCCGAATGA
- a CDS encoding glycoside hydrolase family 38 C-terminal domain-containing protein → MIIGDEQSMSDEAAASAIKEKKLHMIGNAHIDPVWLWQWQEGYHEVLASFRSALDRLEEYDDFVFVSSSAAFYEWVEKSDPEMFEEIRRRVAQGRWEIVGGWWIQPDCNIPGGESFVRQALYAQRYFMEKFGVIARVGYNVDSFGHHGMLPQLLKKSGLDYYVFMRPSPHEKGLPGRLFWWESDDGSRVLTYRIPFEYGTSGKDLEKHVLRCSAELREQVGELMCFYGVGNHGGGPTRENIESIIRLSERDDLPILEFSSPNRYFERMERKELRLPVVHEDLQHHASGCYAAHSGVKRWNRRAENLLLTAEKLAALARQVTGHETHEDLAHAWKGVLFNQFHDILAGTSIEEAYVDARDLYGEAMAIGSRALNEAMQSLAWNIDIPYQEGVRPLVVFNQHAWRVAGPVELEISRLREGEVLVDEDGERVPMQTAQSAATAQGRQKLVFAPELPSFGYRTFRLVQGHEAPTFPQALLAATDTTLENERFRLEFDGETGWLISLYDKMASTEVLSGPACRPVVIDDPSDTWGHNVFSFTDVIGEFRSRSVRLIENGPVRGVVRIDSRYGDSRLVQDFALYPGRSAIDVNATVDWREPQKMLKIRFPTNLQFMRATFEIPYGHIERFANEEEKPGQSWVDLSGTARDSGDLYGLSILNDSKYSFDVNIRDIGLTVLRNPVYAHHIPAEVRSDETYAYTDQGVQHFRYTLLPHKGGWAQAGTVRRAAELNAMPLPLMATFHPGPLPQRASYLSVDRRNVDVRVLKVAEEGEGMIIRAVETSGDRTTATIGLPAWQRTITADFGPSEIKTFLVPLDPGAEVTETDLIERPLQSVEPLAARGATERNEEEKA, encoded by the coding sequence ATGATCATCGGAGACGAACAGTCGATGAGTGACGAAGCAGCGGCGAGCGCCATCAAGGAGAAGAAGCTGCACATGATCGGCAACGCCCACATCGACCCGGTATGGCTGTGGCAGTGGCAGGAGGGGTACCACGAGGTGCTGGCCTCGTTCAGGAGCGCGCTCGATCGACTCGAGGAGTACGACGACTTCGTCTTCGTGTCGAGCTCGGCCGCCTTCTACGAGTGGGTCGAGAAGAGCGATCCGGAGATGTTCGAGGAGATCCGCCGGCGGGTGGCCCAGGGGCGTTGGGAGATCGTGGGCGGCTGGTGGATCCAGCCGGACTGCAACATCCCCGGCGGTGAGTCGTTCGTTCGTCAGGCCCTCTACGCCCAGCGCTACTTCATGGAGAAGTTCGGTGTGATCGCCCGGGTGGGCTACAACGTCGACTCGTTCGGGCACCACGGGATGCTGCCGCAACTGCTCAAGAAGAGCGGCCTCGACTACTACGTGTTCATGCGCCCCAGCCCACACGAGAAGGGCTTGCCAGGTCGGCTCTTCTGGTGGGAGTCCGACGACGGCTCGCGCGTTCTCACCTACCGGATCCCGTTCGAGTACGGAACTTCGGGGAAGGACCTCGAGAAGCACGTGCTGCGCTGCAGCGCCGAGCTCCGTGAGCAGGTGGGTGAGCTGATGTGCTTCTACGGGGTGGGCAATCACGGCGGCGGACCCACGAGGGAGAACATCGAGAGCATCATCCGGCTGTCGGAACGCGACGACCTGCCGATCCTCGAGTTCAGTTCGCCCAACCGCTACTTCGAGCGGATGGAGCGGAAGGAGTTGCGGTTGCCGGTGGTCCACGAAGATCTCCAGCATCATGCGAGCGGCTGCTACGCGGCTCACTCGGGGGTGAAGCGCTGGAACCGCAGGGCCGAGAACCTCCTGCTGACGGCAGAGAAGCTCGCGGCCCTGGCCCGCCAGGTTACCGGCCACGAGACGCACGAGGACCTCGCGCACGCCTGGAAAGGGGTCCTCTTCAACCAGTTCCACGACATCCTCGCCGGCACCAGCATCGAGGAGGCGTACGTAGACGCCCGCGACCTCTACGGCGAAGCTATGGCGATAGGCTCCCGGGCCCTCAACGAGGCTATGCAGTCGCTCGCCTGGAACATCGACATCCCCTATCAGGAGGGTGTGCGGCCGCTGGTCGTGTTCAACCAGCACGCCTGGCGGGTCGCCGGCCCGGTGGAGCTCGAGATCTCCCGCTTGCGGGAGGGCGAGGTGCTGGTCGACGAGGATGGCGAGCGGGTGCCCATGCAGACGGCCCAGTCCGCGGCCACCGCTCAGGGCCGGCAGAAGCTGGTGTTCGCCCCCGAACTGCCGTCGTTCGGCTACCGCACCTTCCGCTTGGTGCAGGGTCACGAGGCGCCAACATTCCCGCAGGCTCTGCTGGCGGCCACCGACACCACCCTCGAGAACGAGCGCTTCCGACTCGAGTTCGACGGTGAGACGGGCTGGCTGATCAGCCTCTACGACAAGATGGCTTCCACCGAGGTGCTCTCGGGGCCGGCCTGCAGGCCGGTCGTGATCGACGACCCCAGCGACACCTGGGGACACAACGTCTTCAGCTTCACCGACGTTATCGGTGAGTTCCGGTCGCGATCCGTCCGCCTGATCGAGAACGGGCCCGTGCGCGGGGTGGTCAGGATAGACAGCCGCTACGGCGACTCGAGGCTGGTCCAGGATTTCGCCCTCTACCCCGGACGCTCGGCTATCGACGTGAACGCCACCGTCGACTGGCGCGAACCGCAGAAGATGCTGAAGATAAGGTTCCCTACCAACCTCCAGTTCATGCGCGCCACCTTCGAGATCCCCTACGGCCACATCGAACGGTTCGCCAACGAGGAGGAGAAGCCCGGCCAGAGTTGGGTCGACCTCTCGGGGACAGCGCGCGACAGCGGCGACCTCTACGGGCTGAGCATCCTGAACGACAGCAAGTACTCCTTCGACGTCAACATAAGGGACATCGGCCTCACCGTCCTCCGCAACCCGGTATATGCCCACCACATACCGGCCGAAGTCCGGTCGGACGAGACCTATGCGTATACCGACCAGGGGGTGCAGCACTTCCGTTACACCCTCCTGCCCCACAAGGGCGGCTGGGCGCAGGCTGGCACGGTGAGGCGGGCGGCCGAGCTCAACGCCATGCCGCTTCCGCTGATGGCCACCTTCCACCCGGGCCCCTTGCCGCAACGCGCGTCCTATCTGTCGGTAGACCGCAGGAACGTCGACGTGAGGGTGCTCAAGGTTGCCGAGGAGGGGGAGGGGATGATAATTCGTGCCGTCGAGACGAGCGGCGACCGTACGACCGCAACGATCGGTCTGCCCGCCTGGCAGCGCACCATAACGGCCGACTTCGGGCCCAGCGAGATCAAGACCTTCCTGGTGCCACTCGATCCCGGGGCCGAGGTAACGGAGACCGACCTGATCGAGCGGCCGCTGCAATCGGTCGAACCTCTCGCGGCTCGCGGTGCGACGGAGAGGAACGAGGAGGAGAAGGCTTGA
- a CDS encoding sugar phosphate isomerase/epimerase produces the protein MNLVSFMGANYVARQLDYRMTRGWGQGEKAASEHLRPLGTFAERFGEILADVKRLGFQAIDLWTAHLSPAWATEAHIDTARDLLAEHRLAVTSLAGWFGSTAQEFDATCKLAAALGVPVLGGSTSMLDKDREFVVGRLEMYDLRLGVENHPEKTPEELLDKVGDGGRGRIGVTVDTGWFATQGYDAARAIAELANELFHVHLKDVREEGRHDTCRYGEGVVPVEECVRALQRAGYGRAMSVEHEPESFDPSEDCRFGRELLESWLGVAA, from the coding sequence GTGAACCTGGTGTCTTTCATGGGAGCGAACTACGTCGCGAGGCAGCTCGACTACCGGATGACGCGCGGCTGGGGGCAGGGGGAGAAGGCGGCGAGCGAGCATCTCCGCCCCCTGGGGACGTTCGCGGAACGGTTCGGGGAGATCCTCGCCGACGTCAAGCGGCTGGGATTCCAGGCGATCGACCTGTGGACGGCGCATCTGTCCCCCGCCTGGGCAACCGAGGCGCACATCGACACCGCCCGCGACCTCCTCGCCGAACACCGGCTGGCCGTCACGAGCCTCGCGGGCTGGTTCGGGAGCACTGCCCAGGAGTTCGACGCGACCTGCAAGCTGGCAGCGGCCCTGGGGGTGCCGGTTCTCGGCGGCTCGACCTCGATGCTGGACAAAGACCGCGAGTTCGTCGTGGGCCGGCTCGAGATGTACGACCTCAGGTTGGGCGTCGAGAACCACCCGGAGAAGACCCCGGAAGAGCTGCTCGACAAGGTCGGCGACGGGGGGAGAGGTCGGATCGGCGTCACCGTCGACACCGGCTGGTTCGCTACCCAGGGGTACGACGCAGCCAGGGCGATCGCCGAGCTGGCCAACGAGCTCTTCCACGTACACCTTAAGGACGTCCGCGAGGAGGGCCGCCACGACACCTGCCGATACGGAGAGGGAGTGGTACCAGTCGAGGAGTGCGTCCGGGCCCTGCAACGGGCGGGTTACGGCCGAGCGATGAGCGTGGAACACGAACCGGAGAGTTTCGACCCGAGCGAGGATTGCCGGTTCGGCAGAGAGCTGTTGGAGAGCTGGTTGGGAGTGGCGGCATGA